A part of Gossypium hirsutum isolate 1008001.06 chromosome A07, Gossypium_hirsutum_v2.1, whole genome shotgun sequence genomic DNA contains:
- the LOC107926466 gene encoding putative calcium-binding protein CML23, which produces MSELEAITKAMNQYERVFNDIDKNGDGKISAAELHQCVKAIGLEVPLVEVEMVVVEGLDRDGDGLLGLEDLIRLVEDVEDDDKMKDLKEAFKMYEMEGCGIITPLSLKKMLARLGESS; this is translated from the coding sequence atgagtgAACTTGAAGCTATAACAAAAGCCATGAATCAATACGAGAGGGTATTTAACGACATTGATAAAAACGGAGATGGGAAGATATCGGCAGCGGAGCTTCACCAGTGCGTGAAGGCAATAGGGTTGGAAGTGCCGCTTGTGGAGGTGGAGATGGTGGTGGTGGAGGGTTTGGATAGAGATGGAGATGGACTGTTAGGGTTGGAAGATTTGATTAGGTTAGTGGAAGATGTTGAAGACGATGATAAAATGAAAGATTTGAAAGAGGCTTTCAAGATGTATGAGATGGAAGGGTGTGGGATTATTACACCACTGAGTTTGAAGAAGATGCTTGCTAGATTAGGTGAATCCTCTTGA
- the LOC107926500 gene encoding probable adenylate kinase 7, mitochondrial, whose product MAIACLPKLRLATAPAVSVSTFLKPLRHGLRSFGSAAALELPDEDEYYEYEQAHRDRRSAQPKIDVDGSATDRGVQWVLIGEPGVKRHAYAERLSKLLEVPHISMGTLVRQELNPHSSLYKQIANAVNEGKLVPEDVIFALLSKRLEEGYYGGENGFILDGIPRTRIQAEILDQITDIDLVVNFKCTEEYMLKSSESEVLHIGSSKDVGTTWKKNVHVYSEQAKSVEDYYSKQKKLLNFQVSAAPADAWQGLLAALHLQHINALTSSQKLTA is encoded by the exons ATGGCAATAGCATGCCTGCCAAAACTCCGACTTGCCACCGCCCCAGCCGTCTCCGTTTCCACCTTCCTTAAGCCACTCAGACATGGGCTACGATCATTCGGATCAGCAGCTGCGTTGGAGCTTCCTGACGAGGATGAATACTACGAGTACGAACAAGCTCACCGGGATCGGCGCTCAGCTCAGCCGAAGATTGACGTGGATGGGTCAGCGACAGACAGGGGAGTCCAATGGGTACTTATAGGAGAGCCTGGGGTCAAACGACATGCTTATGCTGAAAGGCTTTCGAAACTTCTAGAAGTTCCACATATTTCAATGGGTACCCTCGTTAGACAAGAGCTTAATCCCCACTCTTCTCTTTACAAACAG ATTGCAAATGCTGTGAATGAAGGGAAGCTTGTTCCAGAGGATGTTATTTTTGCTTTATTGTCTAAGAGGCTTGAAGAAGGTTACTATGGTGGTGAAAATGGTTTCATTCTTGATGGGATTCCACGAACCAGGATTCAGGCT GAGATTCTTGATCAAATTACTGATATTGATCTGGTTGTCAACTTTAAATGTACTGAAGAGTATATGTTGAAGAGCTCAGAAAGTGAGGTTCTTCACATTGGCAGTTCTAAAGATGTAGGAACTACCTGGAAGAAAAATGTCCATGTATACTCAGAGCAG GCCAAGTCAGTGGAGGATTATTACAGTAAGCAAAAGAAGCTTCTCAATTTTCAGGTGTCTGCTGCACCAGCAGATGCATGGCAAGGTCTTTTGGCTGCATTACATCTTCAACATATTAATGCTCTCACTTCTTCACAGAAGCTGACGGCATAA
- the LOC107926357 gene encoding ribulose-phosphate 3-epimerase, cytoplasmic isoform → MGVTPKIAPSMLSSDFANLASEAKRMLDFGADWLHMDIMDGHFVPNLTIGAPVIESLRKHTKAYLDCHLMVTNPIDYVEPLGKAGASGFTFHVEVSKENWQELIQKIKLKGMRPGVALKPGTPIEEVYPLINSENPVEMVLVMTVEPGFGGQKFMPEMMDKVRVLRNKYPSLDIEVDGGLGPSTIDVAASAGANCIVAGSSVFGAPEPATVISLMRKSVLENQEKS, encoded by the exons ATGGGTGTAACACCAAAAATCGCTCCATCCATGCTTTCATCGGATTTTGCTAACTTAGCATCAGAGGCAAAGCGCATGCTTGACTTCGGAGCTGATTGGCTTCATATGGATATCatg GATGG GCACTTCGTTCCGAACCTAACCATTGGTGCTCCAGTCATTGAAAGTTTAAGAAAGCACACAAA GGCATATTTGGATTGCCACCTTATGGTCACTAATCCGATTGATTACGTTGAACCTTTGGGTAAAGCTGGTGCATCCGGTTTCACTTTTCATGTTGAGGTATCGAAAG AAAACTGGCAAGAACTTATCCAAAAAATTAAGTTGAAAGGCATGAGGCCTGGTGTGGCGTTAAAGCCTGGAACACCGATTGAGGAGGTTTATCCTCTG ATCAACAGCGAAAATCCCGTGGAAATGGTTCTTGTGATGACTGTGGAACCTGGATTTGGTGGACAAAAGTTCATGCCAGAAATGATGGATAAG GTGCGCGTGCTAAGGAACAAGTATCCATCTCTCGATATAGAG GTCGATGGCGGATTAGGGCCTTCAACTATTGATGTGGCTGCATCGGCTGGAGCAAATTGCATAGTGGCAGGGAGTTCAGTATTTGGAGCTCCAGAGCCAGCTACAGTTATATCCCTTATGAGAAAGAGTGTTTTGGAAAATCAGGAGAAAAGTTAA
- the LOC107926499 gene encoding uncharacterized protein produces MVLGLNAKNRRGPTVRVDYLIHIQEIKPWPPSQSLRSLRSVLIQWENSERNSGPTKTTSPTLGSIVGEGKIEFNESFKLPVNLVRDLSVKGRDVDMFHKNFLEFNLYEPRREKIQLLATAIVDLAEYGVIKEPLEITVPMNSKRSYSNTTQPMLLIKIDRISKGQNISSSRSGLSKELFQDKKGSESVSSLMDEEYAEEAEIASFTDDDVSSHSSLTVSSSNLESNGSSLPQNKENGLVAVTVGKEVKGEHILASKLNLERTNVANSSLTDLSSDFEKSVDVRASALNSYGSNSSVQENIVNHKFQFTSSSLTSEKTHNEINSSGSKASVADDAYGFSLEANSGYGWQENGHEGQYSVDKRYFTKDEQLNVQSQENALRMKANDVKSIRLSSDVVNEELKEVGFAVDVHHRSGSSRSKSSNERKGSKVYPKDTRSVILDNKVQQLENKIKMLEGELREAAATEAALYSVVAEHGSSMSKVHAPARRLSRLYLHACKEGSQLRRGSAAKSAVSGLALVAKACGNDVPRLMFWLSNCVVLRAIISESTVGRTERNGVGKGKKQASPPLKWGESSPGRKENKSFSDWDNPLAFTSALERVETWIFSRIIESVWWQALTPQMQSAGKKEIYEGKVSGSSKSYGTIPSSSNQDQVNFSLDHWKKAFKDACERLCPVRAAGHECGCLCLLSKLIMEQCVARLDVAMFNAILRDSGDEIPTDPVSDPISDTLVLPIPAGKTSFGAGAQLKNAIGNWSRWLTDLFGIDDDLVGDENDRDDNDEQQITSLKSFNLLNALSDLMMLPKDMLLSKHIREEVCPTFAATLIKRVLDTFVPDEFCPDPVPNAVLEALEAEDPLEARKGSITNFPCVASLPVYSSPSATSVASIIGEVGSKSQLRRSGSSVLRKSHTSDDELDELNSPLSSIFIDGFLSSPVQSKPNRISKGNSNQRAIRYKLLRDVWMNSE; encoded by the exons ATGGTTCTCGGTTTGAATGCAAAAAACCGGAGAGGACCGACAGTTCGAGTTGATTATCTAATCCACATTCAGGAGATTAAACCTTGGCCCCCTTCACAGTCACTTCGATCACTTCGTTCCGTCTTGATTCAATGGGAAAACAGTGAACGTAACTCAGGGCCTACCAAAACTACTTCACCGACACTCGGTTCCATTGTCGGTGAGGGAAAAATTGAGTTTAACGAGTCATTTAAGTTACCAGTGAATCTAGTACGGGACTTGTCTGTTAAAGGTAGGGATGTTGACATGTTCCATAAGAATTTCTTAGAATTTAACTTGTATGAACCTCGAAGGGAAAAGATCCAATTGTTGGCAACTGCCATTGTGGATTTGGCGGAATACGGTGTTATCAAAGAGCCATTAGAGATTACTGTTCCAATGAATAGTAAAAGGAGTTATAGTAACACTACACAGCCGATGTTGCTCATTAAAATTGATCGAATTTCCAAGGGTCAGAACATTTCTTCATCAAGAAGCGGCCTGTCAAAGGAACTATTTCAGGATAAGAAAGGTAGCGAGTCGGTTTCTTCTCTTATGGATGAAGAATATGCCGAGGAAGCTGAGATTGCTTCATTCACCGATGATGATGTTTCCTCACACTCATCTCTGACTGTGTCTTCATCAAATTTAGAATCTAATGGCAGTTCACTTCCTCAAAATAAAGAG AATGGATTGGTCGCAGTAACTGTTGGAAAGGAAGTTAAAGGGGAACATATACTGGCTTCGAAGTTGAACCTGGAAAGAACAAATGTGGCGAACTCATCATTAACAGACTTATCATCCGATTTTGAGAAATCAGTAGATGTGCGTGCTTCAGCACTTAACTCTTATGGTTCCAATTCATCTGTACAAGAAAACATTGTTaaccataaatttcaatttacttCATCATCCTTGACTAGTGAAAAGACGCACAACGAAATCAACTCTTCTGGTTCTAAGGCTTCAGTTGCTGATGATGCATATGGTTTTTCTTTGGAAGCAAACTCGGGATATGGTTGGCAAGAAAATGGACATGAAGGACAGTACTCAGTAGACAAGAGGTATTTTACCAAAGATGAACAATTGAATGTTCAATCACAAGAGAATGCTTTAAGAATGAAGGCCAATGATGTCAAATCCATTCGACTTTCATCAGACGTGGTTAATGAGGAGTTGAAGGAAGTTGGTTTTGCAGTGGATGTACACCATAGGTCAGGAAGCTCCAGAAGCAAATCGAGCAATGAAAGGAAAGGTTCAAAGGTATATCCCAAGGATACTCGAAGTGTCATTTTGGATAACAAAGTGCAGCAATTGGAAAACAAGATAAAGATGCTTGAAGGAGAGTTGAGAGAAGCTGCTGCCACTGAGGCTGCTTTGTACTCAGTAGTTGCCGAGCATGGAAGCTCCATGAGTAAGGTGCATGCTCCAGCCCGTCGCCTTTCTAGGTTGTATCTTCATGCTTGTAAGGAAGGTTCCCAATTAAGGAGAGGGAGTGCTGCTAAAAGCGCTGTTTCTGGACTTGCTTTGGTAGCGAAAGCATGTGGAAATGATGTTCCAAG GTTGATGTTCTGGTTGTCAAACTGTGTCGTTTTGCGAGCAATTATAAGTGAAAGTACTGTTGGCCGCACGGAAAGAAATGGAGTTGGGAAGGGGAAGAAACAGGCATCACCTCCATTGAAATGGGGAGAATCCTCTCCTGgtagaaaggaaaataaaagttttagCGACTGGGACAACCCGCTTGCCTTTACTTCGGCCTTAGAAAGGGTCGAAACATGGATCTTTTCTCGAATCATCGAGTCTGTCTGGTGGCAG GCACTCACTCCGCAGATGCAGTCGGCAGGTAAAAAGGAAATTTATGAAGGCAAGGTCTCTGGCTCAAGTAAAAGCTATGGGACGATACCTAGTTCAAGTAATCAAGACCAAGTGAACTTTTCATTAGACCATTGGAAGAAAGCTTTCAAGGATGCTTGTGAAAGACTTTGCCCGGTTCGAGCTGCAGGGCATGAATGTGGCTGCTTATGTTTGCTGTCTAAATTG ATAATGGAGCAATGTGTGGCACGATTAGATGTGGCAATGTTCAATGCCATTCTCCGTGATTCTGGTGATGAAATCCCTACTGATCCTGTGTCTGACCCTATTAGTGATACTCTGGTGCTTCCTATTCCAGCTGGGAAAACAAGTTTTGGTGCCGGTGCACAACTGAAAAATGCG ATCGGAAACTGGTCAAGATGGTTGACTGACCTATTTGGTATAGATGATGACTTGGTTGGAGATGAGAATGATCGGGATGACAATGATGAGCAACAAATCACATCATTAAAGTCCTTCAATCTCCTTAATGCCTTGAGTGATCTCATGATGCTTCCCAAGGACATGCTTCTAAGTAAACATATCAGGGAAGAG GTATGCCCGACATTTGCTGCAACATTGATTAAGAGAGTTCTCGACACTTTTGTCCCTGACGAATTTTGCCCTGACCCAGTTCCAAATGCTGTGCTTGAAGCCCTGGAAGCCGAG GATCCTCTTGAAGCTAGGAAAGGCTCAATTACAAACTTTCCGTGTGTAGCATCTCTGCCGGTTTATTCATCACCTTCAGCAACATCCGTTGCTAGCATCATTGGAGAAGTTGGAAGCAAATCTCAACTGAGAAGAAGTGGGTCTTCAGTTCTTAGAAAATCACACACAAGCGATGATGAGCTCGATGAATTGAATTCACCCCTATCATCGATCTTCATTGATGGCTTCTTATCATCCCCTGTTCAATCAAAGCCTAACAGGATATCAAAGGGAAATAGTAACCAAAGGGCTATCAGATATAAACTACTAAGAGATGTATGGATGAACTCTGAATAA
- the LOC107926570 gene encoding probable inactive leucine-rich repeat receptor-like protein kinase At3g03770: protein MGFFYLFLLVLFSWSCHGLQTYQTQLLLQIRKHLEYPSQLQILDNYNGDLCNLSAMSNLTISCQDNFVTEFKIRGDKVANVSDFNGYAIPSKTLSKTFSIDSLVTTLTRLTSLKVLSLVSLGIWGPLPDKIHRLYSLEFLDLSSNFMFGSIPPQISRMVKLQTITLDGNYFNDTIPNTLDSLSNLSVLSFRGNRLKGQFPSSICRISSLKDVAMCHNKLSGKLPDLSSLTRLRVLDVRENRFDSELPVMPQGLVTALLAKNLFSGEIPAQFGVLSHLQHLDLSFNQLSGAPPSALFDLPSISYLNLASNVLSGSLPEHLTCGSKLGFVDISNNKLVGDLPSCLDNKSDKRVVKYGGNCLSTDGQQQHQGLYCKEANTRRSGRKIAVLVAIIVVSVLLLMLLAFGILILFQRCRPRRTFETHILQKVVQDNPTTGVSSEVLANARFISEVARLGTQGAPICRLFSMEELEEATNNFDSSMFMGEGFTGKLYKGRLENGTYVAIRSLTLQKKYSIQNLKVRLDFLSKLHHPHLVGLLGHCIAGGVQDDSGASKVFLVYDYVPNGNYRMHLSETCPEKVLKWSDRLAILINVAKAVHFLHTGVIPGVYNNRLKTNNILLDEHRLAKLSDYGMFIIMEENEKLEAKRESLKSSQRKTLEDDVYNFGFILLESLVGPIVSGKGETFLLNEMVSFGSQDGRKRIVDPTVLTTCSQESLSIVVSITGKCICPEPSSRPSFEDVLWNLQYAAQVQAAADADQKSDSTS, encoded by the exons ATGGGATTCTTCTACTTGTTTCTTCTAGTATTGTTTTCATGGAGTTGCCATGGATTACAAACTtaccaaactcaacttttgcTGCAAATAAGGAAGCATTTAGAGTACCCTTCACAGCTACAAATTCTGGATAATTACAATGGGGATCTCTGTAACTTGTCTGCAATGTCTAATTTGACTATATCTTGCCAGGATAATTTTGTCACTGAGTTTAAGATTAGGGGAGATAAGGTCGCAAATGTTAGTGACTTCAATGGATATGCAATTCCTAGTAAAACATTGTCTAAGACTTTCTCCATTGATTCATTAGTTACCACGTTGACAAGGTTAACCAGTTTGAAGGTGCTTAGTTTAGTGTCTCTTGGAATTTGGGGACCACTTCCTGATAAGATTCATAGGCTATATTCCCTTGAATTTTTGGATTTAAGCTCCAATTTCATGTTTGGTTCAATCCCACCTCAGATATCTAGAATGGTTAAGCTTCAAACTATAACATTGGATGGTAATTACTTCAATGATACTATTCCTAATACACTAGATTCCTTGTCAAACCTTAGTGTTCTAAGCTTTAGAGGCAATAGGTTGAAGGGTCAGTTTCCTTCCTCCATATGTCGAATTTCGAGCCTAAAAGATGTTGCAATGTGCCACAATAAGCTTTCGGGTAAGTTGCCTGATTTGAGTTCCTTAACTCGCTTGCGTGTGCTGGATGTAAGAGAGAATCGGTTTGATTCCGAACTGCCTGTCATGCCCCAAGGATTGGTTACAGCTCTTCTAGCTAAGAACTTATTTTCCGGTGAAATTCCAGCACAATTTGGTGTATTGAGTCATCTTCAACACCTAGACTTGTCTTTCAATCAACTGAGTGGAGCACCACCCTCTGCTTTGTTTGATTTGCCAAGCATCAGTTACTTGAATTTGGCATCAAATGTGCTGAGTGGTTCACTTCCAGAGCATCTAACATGTGGTAGCAAACTTGGATTTGTCGATATTTCTAATAACAAGTTGGTTGGTGATCTTCCTTCTTGCTTAGACAATAAATCAGATAAGAGAGTAGTAAAATATGGTGGGAACTGTTTGTCAACTGATGGCCAACAACAGCATCAAGGTCTTTATTGTAAAGAAGCAAACACAAGGAGAAGTGGAAGAAAGATAGCTGTATTAGTTGCTATTATTGTAGTATCTGTTCTACTTTTGATGCTTTTGGCATTTGGGATTCTTATTCTGTTTCAAAGATGCCGACCAAGACGGACATTTGAAACTCATATACTGCAAAAGGTTGTTCAAGACAATCCAACAACCGGGGTTTCATCCGAAGTTCTTGCAAATGCTA GATTCATTTCTGAAGTTGCTAGACTTGGGACACAAGGTGCTCCAATATGTAGACTGTTTTCCATGGAAGAGTTGGAAGAAGCTACAAATAACTTTGATTCATCAATGTTCATGGGTGAAGGCTTTACTGGAAAG CTCTACAAAGGAAGATTGGAGAATGGAACCTATGTTGCCATTCGATCATTGACTTTACAGAagaaatattcaattcaaaatcttAAAGTTAGGCTTGATTTCTTGTCGAAGCTTCATCATCCACATTTAGTAGGCCTTTTAGGTCACTGCATTGCTGGTGGCGTACAAGATGATTCCGGCGCAAGCAAAGTCTTCCTCGTATATGACTATGTGCCTAACGGGAACTATCGTATGCATTTGTCAG AAACTTGTCCAGAGAAGGTTCTTAAGTGGTCAGATAGATTAGCGATTCTAATCAATGTAGCCAAGGCTGTACATTTTCTACATACTGGGGTTATTCCCGGAGTTTATAATAACCGGTTGAAGACGAACAATATACTGCTGGACGAGCATCGATTAGCAAAGCTGAGTGACTATGGGATGTTTATCAtcatggaagaaaatgaaaaactaGAG GCAAAGCGAGAGAGCTTAAAGTCTAG CCAAAGGAAAACATTAGAGGATGATGTTTACAATTTTGGATTTATATTACTTGAGTCACTTGTTGGGCCTATTGTGAGTGGAAAAGGAGAAACATTTCttttaaatgaaatg GTATCTTTCGGCAGCCAGGATGGCCGAAAGAGAATTGTGGATCCGACGGTGTTGACCACTTGCTCACAGGAGTCGTTATCCATCGTAGTATCAATTACTGGCAAATGCATATGTCCCGAACCATCATCTCGGCCATCGTTTGAGGATGTTCTTTGGAACTTACAGTATGCAGCTCAAGTTCAGGCTGCAGCCGATGCCGATCAGAAATCCGATTCTACATCGTAG